One genomic segment of Rivularia sp. PCC 7116 includes these proteins:
- a CDS encoding SNF2-related protein yields MAILHGSWLLQGQSSCLFVWGETWRSISSDSAEDELVKVQPHPFGMTPLELLELLQKRNLKIPQEWEKLVAENSTTKSGKKAKATKEDINLPSSSFAIALPTHIPQENKKKKKKKDIDSIHPLHSGVVNEGASEQYLYSWQVEGFCLNSTEAVKFLTSLPMSVTNDEQAFIGGDLRFWSQIARWGLDLVARCKFLPGIDNLPDNSKIASWQALLDSAVDGSRLDKYSRLMPLSCRLYQGQIQGDIQDYYQSINLPPESEQLLLDFLNKTVDAQVREMVNSLDPGETRLLASLPSVVRQWLHSLTSKKNSLAANNQEVERLEGALNSWTLPLQNQLGARSLFRTCFVLRTPEVGDTQWLLEYYLQAIDDEEFLVDAQTIWNHPFEQFIYQNRTIDKPQETFLRGLGLASRLYPIIAPSLDTALPQSCRLEPMQAYDFIKSVTWRFEDSGLGVVLPDSLANRDGWANRLGLKVSAQTPKKKAERLGLQSLLNFKWELAIGGQTLSKQQFDKLVALNSPLVQINDEWVELRPQDIKTAQTFFAGRKEKMSLSLEDALRLGSGDTQTIEKLPVVSFEASGALQELITNLTDNQDLELIPTPESFHGELRSYQKRGMSWLAFLERWGLGACLADDMGLGKCVAPDTEIYINGCLNTAKNIWQSYAGETQFDGEGFWAESTEQLIVNSLNESTGEIIQAPIRRLYRQKVEEKLRKINLQNGSSITITRRHKLLTNKGWTNHLKIGDSVGIPTNKPSANLRENLREPLPLKNTTPLPQTANIALKEKPKTSKEIFYCKIESIEDIDYQGWVYDFEVEQHHNFVANNIICHNTVQFIAFLLHLKEEEALEKPTLLVCPTSVLGNWEREVKKFGPKLKVLQYHGDKRPKGKAFQTAVKDKNIVITSYSLVHRDLSLLQDVSWQIIALDEAQNIKNASSKQSQAVRQLEPDFRIALTGTPVENRLQELWSIMDFLNPGYLGNKQFFQRRFAMPIEKYGDTSSLSQLRSLVQPFILRRLKTDRDIIQDLPEKQEMTVFCGLTPEQAKLYQQVVEDSLSEIDDAEGLQRRGMILSLLVKLKQICNHPAQYLKKKKLEQYDSAKLQRLDEMLEEAISNGDRALIFTQFAEWGKLLKPHLEDKLSRETLFLYGSTTKKQREEMIDRFQHDPQAPPVMILSLKAGGVGLNLTRANHVFHFDRWWNPAVENQATDRVFRIGQTKNVQVHKFVCTGTLEEKIHDMIESKKQLAEQVVGAGEEWLTEMDTDQLRNLLILDRDAIIEEEG; encoded by the coding sequence ATGGCAATTTTACACGGTAGTTGGTTACTACAAGGTCAAAGCAGTTGTCTTTTTGTATGGGGAGAAACTTGGCGTTCTATAAGTAGCGATTCGGCTGAAGATGAATTAGTAAAAGTACAACCCCATCCTTTCGGTATGACACCGTTAGAATTATTGGAATTATTGCAAAAACGCAATCTTAAAATTCCGCAAGAGTGGGAAAAACTAGTAGCTGAGAATTCCACAACTAAATCTGGAAAAAAAGCCAAAGCTACTAAAGAAGATATAAATTTACCTTCTTCATCCTTCGCTATCGCTTTACCTACACATATTCCTCAAGAAAATAAAAAGAAGAAAAAGAAAAAGGATATTGACTCGATACATCCCCTACATTCAGGAGTTGTTAACGAAGGCGCAAGCGAGCAATATTTATATTCTTGGCAAGTTGAAGGTTTTTGCTTGAACTCTACAGAAGCAGTAAAATTTTTAACTTCCTTACCGATGAGCGTGACTAATGATGAACAAGCTTTTATTGGCGGAGATTTACGTTTTTGGTCGCAAATTGCCCGTTGGGGTTTAGATTTAGTTGCAAGATGCAAGTTTCTGCCTGGAATTGATAATTTACCGGATAATTCTAAAATTGCTAGTTGGCAAGCGCTTTTAGATAGTGCAGTTGACGGCAGTCGTTTGGATAAGTATTCGCGATTAATGCCTTTATCTTGTCGTCTTTATCAAGGACAAATTCAAGGTGATATTCAAGATTATTACCAATCAATTAATTTACCTCCTGAATCCGAGCAACTACTACTAGATTTTTTAAATAAAACTGTGGATGCTCAAGTGCGAGAAATGGTAAATTCTCTCGATCCAGGAGAAACTCGATTGCTGGCATCTTTACCATCTGTAGTCAGACAGTGGTTGCATTCTTTAACAAGCAAGAAAAATTCACTTGCTGCAAATAATCAGGAAGTTGAAAGGCTAGAAGGCGCTCTAAATTCTTGGACTTTACCTTTACAAAATCAACTTGGAGCCAGAAGTCTTTTTCGTACTTGTTTTGTATTGCGTACTCCAGAAGTCGGGGATACACAATGGTTGTTGGAATATTATCTGCAAGCAATTGATGATGAAGAGTTTTTAGTAGATGCACAAACAATTTGGAATCATCCGTTTGAACAATTTATTTATCAAAATCGCACGATTGACAAACCGCAAGAAACTTTTTTAAGGGGTTTGGGTTTAGCTTCGCGGCTTTATCCGATTATTGCACCAAGCTTGGATACGGCTTTACCTCAATCTTGTCGTCTTGAACCGATGCAGGCTTATGATTTTATCAAGTCGGTAACTTGGAGATTTGAAGATAGCGGTTTAGGTGTAGTTTTACCCGATTCTTTAGCAAATCGCGATGGTTGGGCTAATCGTTTGGGCTTAAAAGTCAGCGCTCAAACTCCTAAGAAAAAAGCCGAGCGTTTGGGTTTACAAAGTTTACTTAATTTCAAATGGGAATTAGCAATTGGAGGACAAACTCTTTCCAAGCAGCAGTTTGACAAACTTGTGGCTTTAAATAGTCCCTTAGTACAAATCAATGATGAATGGGTAGAATTACGTCCCCAAGATATCAAGACAGCACAAACATTTTTTGCGGGTAGAAAAGAAAAAATGTCTTTATCCCTAGAAGATGCTTTGCGATTGGGTTCTGGTGATACTCAGACAATTGAAAAATTACCAGTAGTCAGCTTTGAAGCTTCTGGTGCTTTGCAGGAGTTAATTACAAATCTTACGGATAATCAAGATTTAGAATTAATACCCACTCCCGAAAGTTTTCATGGAGAATTGCGCTCCTATCAAAAGCGAGGAATGTCTTGGCTGGCATTTTTAGAGCGTTGGGGTTTGGGCGCTTGTTTGGCTGATGACATGGGTTTAGGGAAATGCGTTGCACCCGATACCGAAATTTACATCAACGGTTGTTTGAATACTGCTAAAAATATTTGGCAAAGCTATGCAGGGGAAACACAATTTGACGGTGAAGGATTTTGGGCTGAATCCACCGAGCAGTTGATAGTTAATTCCTTAAATGAGTCAACTGGTGAAATTATCCAAGCTCCAATTCGACGACTTTACCGACAAAAGGTTGAAGAAAAGTTAAGAAAAATCAATTTACAAAATGGTAGCAGCATTACCATTACTCGTCGTCATAAGTTACTGACGAATAAAGGTTGGACAAATCACCTGAAAATTGGCGATTCTGTTGGTATACCTACTAATAAACCCTCAGCGAACCTCCGCGAAAACCTCCGCGAACCTTTGCCTTTAAAAAATACAACTCCTCTTCCTCAAACAGCCAATATTGCTTTAAAAGAAAAACCAAAAACTAGTAAAGAAATCTTCTACTGCAAAATCGAAAGCATTGAAGATATAGATTATCAGGGATGGGTTTACGATTTTGAAGTTGAACAACACCATAATTTCGTTGCTAACAATATTATTTGTCACAACACAGTTCAATTCATAGCCTTTTTACTTCACTTAAAAGAAGAAGAAGCCTTAGAAAAACCAACTTTATTGGTTTGTCCAACTTCCGTATTAGGAAACTGGGAACGAGAAGTTAAAAAATTTGGTCCTAAACTTAAAGTTTTACAGTATCACGGTGATAAACGTCCCAAAGGCAAGGCTTTCCAAACTGCTGTTAAAGATAAAAATATCGTAATCACAAGTTACTCGTTAGTTCATCGCGATTTAAGTTTGTTGCAGGACGTTTCTTGGCAGATTATCGCTTTAGATGAAGCCCAAAATATTAAAAATGCTTCATCCAAACAATCGCAAGCAGTACGACAGTTAGAACCAGATTTTCGGATTGCTTTGACTGGTACCCCGGTAGAAAATAGACTGCAAGAATTGTGGTCGATTATGGACTTCTTAAATCCCGGATATTTAGGAAACAAACAGTTTTTTCAACGACGGTTTGCAATGCCGATTGAAAAATACGGCGATACCTCTTCATTATCGCAATTGCGTTCCTTAGTCCAACCGTTTATTTTGCGACGCTTGAAAACAGATAGAGATATTATTCAAGACTTACCAGAAAAACAGGAAATGACTGTTTTTTGCGGTTTAACCCCCGAACAAGCCAAGCTTTATCAACAAGTAGTAGAAGATTCCCTATCCGAAATTGATGATGCAGAAGGATTGCAGCGTCGGGGAATGATTTTAAGTTTACTTGTGAAATTAAAACAAATTTGCAATCACCCAGCACAGTATTTAAAGAAAAAGAAATTAGAGCAATACGATTCAGCCAAACTTCAGCGTTTGGACGAAATGTTAGAAGAAGCAATATCAAATGGCGATCGCGCTTTAATTTTCACTCAGTTTGCGGAGTGGGGTAAGTTGCTAAAACCCCATTTAGAAGATAAGTTGAGCCGAGAGACTTTGTTTTTATACGGTAGTACAACCAAAAAGCAACGTGAGGAAATGATAGACCGTTTTCAACACGATCCACAAGCCCCACCTGTAATGATTCTTTCTTTGAAAGCTGGCGGTGTCGGATTAAATTTAACTCGTGCAAATCATGTATTTCACTTTGATAGGTGGTGGAATCCCGCAGTCGAAAATCAAGCTACTGATAGGGTATTTCGTATCGGTCAAACAAAAAACGTTCAGGTGCATAAATTTGTTTGTACCGGAACTTTAGAAGAAAAAATTCACGACATGATTGAAAGCAAAAAGCAATTAGCAGAACAAGTTGTAGGTGCGGGAGAAGAATGGTTAACCGAAATGGACACGGACCAATTACGTAACTTATTAATACTTGATAGAGATGCAATTATTGAAGAAGAAGGTTAA
- the psbC gene encoding photosystem II reaction center protein CP43, with protein MVTLSNQAIAAGGRDQQSTGFAWWSGNARLINLSGKLLGAHVAHAGLIVFWAGAMTLFEVAHFIPEKPMYEQGLILLPHLATLGWGVGAGGEVIDTFPYFVVGVLHLISSAVLGFGGIYHAVRGPETLEEYSSFFGYDWKDKNKMTTIIGFHLIILGGGALLLVLKAMFFGGLYDTWAPGGGDVRMVTNPTLNPAVIFGYVLKSPFGGEGWIVSVNNLEDIVGGHIWVAIMTISGGIFHILTKPFGWARRAFIWSGEAYLSYSLGALSLMGFIASTMVWFNNTAYPSEFFGPTASEASQAQALTFLIRDQRLGANVGSAQGPTGLGKYLMRSPSGEIIFGGETMRFWDFRGPWLEPLRGPNGLDLEKVKNDIQPWQARRAAEYMTHAPLGSLNSVGGVATEINSFNYVSPRAWLATSHFVLGFFFLIGHLWHAGRARAAAGGFEKGIDRESEPVMFMPDLD; from the coding sequence GTGGTAACGCTCTCTAATCAAGCAATTGCAGCTGGTGGACGCGACCAACAAAGCACAGGCTTTGCTTGGTGGTCTGGTAACGCTCGCTTAATCAATCTTTCCGGTAAACTACTTGGCGCTCACGTAGCTCATGCTGGTTTAATCGTTTTCTGGGCTGGAGCAATGACCTTATTTGAGGTTGCTCACTTTATCCCTGAAAAGCCAATGTACGAGCAGGGTTTAATCCTGTTGCCTCACCTAGCTACTCTTGGTTGGGGTGTAGGTGCTGGTGGTGAAGTTATTGATACTTTCCCCTACTTTGTTGTTGGCGTACTTCACTTAATTTCTTCTGCCGTACTAGGTTTCGGTGGAATTTACCACGCAGTTCGTGGTCCAGAAACCTTAGAAGAATACTCTTCTTTCTTCGGTTATGACTGGAAAGACAAGAACAAGATGACTACCATCATTGGTTTCCACCTAATCATCCTAGGAGGCGGAGCCTTGTTGTTGGTACTTAAAGCAATGTTCTTTGGTGGCTTATACGACACCTGGGCACCTGGTGGTGGTGATGTCCGCATGGTAACTAACCCCACATTGAATCCTGCGGTAATCTTCGGTTACGTACTTAAGTCCCCCTTCGGTGGTGAAGGTTGGATTGTCAGCGTTAACAACCTCGAAGATATCGTTGGCGGTCACATTTGGGTTGCCATCATGACTATTTCTGGTGGTATCTTCCACATTCTTACCAAGCCTTTCGGTTGGGCGCGTCGCGCTTTCATCTGGTCTGGTGAAGCATATCTTTCCTACAGTTTGGGTGCATTGTCCTTGATGGGCTTCATTGCTTCCACTATGGTTTGGTTCAATAACACTGCTTACCCCAGCGAATTCTTTGGTCCTACAGCTTCAGAAGCTTCTCAAGCACAGGCATTAACCTTCTTGATTCGCGACCAACGCTTAGGTGCGAACGTAGGTTCTGCTCAAGGTCCTACAGGTCTTGGTAAATACTTGATGCGTTCTCCTAGTGGTGAAATCATCTTCGGTGGTGAAACCATGCGCTTCTGGGATTTCCGCGGTCCTTGGTTGGAGCCTCTACGCGGTCCTAATGGTCTTGACTTAGAAAAAGTTAAGAATGATATTCAGCCTTGGCAGGCTCGTCGTGCTGCTGAATATATGACCCACGCACCTTTGGGTTCATTGAACTCTGTTGGTGGTGTTGCGACTGAGATTAACTCCTTTAACTACGTGTCTCCTCGTGCGTGGTTGGCTACATCTCACTTCGTATTAGGATTCTTCTTCCTAATTGGTCACTTATGGCACGCAGGTCGCGCTCGTGCGGCTGCTGGTGGATTCGAGAAAGGTATCGACCGCGAATCAGAACCAGTAATGTTTATGCCTGACTTAGACTAA
- a CDS encoding GNAT family N-acetyltransferase — MQLPVYTNLKSAIEVELDYMHSHETEDVRKLLNRIVLEGKSYPQQQPLTELEFKAYWLVGDCFVVKPVNTSNQSPSPEILAAFYLKPNFPGKCSHICNAGFIVQPQMRGQGIGRFMGETMLRIAQDLGYQAVMFNLVFETNIPSIRLWQSLGFQTIGRIPAAVELKDSTYIDALVMYRRLAVGNE; from the coding sequence ATGCAGTTACCAGTTTATACAAATCTAAAAAGTGCCATAGAAGTAGAATTAGATTATATGCATTCTCACGAAACAGAGGATGTCAGAAAATTGCTTAATCGCATAGTTCTAGAAGGAAAATCATATCCGCAACAGCAACCTTTGACAGAATTAGAATTTAAGGCTTACTGGCTTGTGGGTGATTGCTTCGTAGTGAAACCAGTAAATACAAGCAATCAATCTCCCTCGCCAGAAATACTAGCTGCTTTTTATCTCAAACCAAACTTTCCTGGGAAGTGCAGCCATATTTGCAACGCTGGATTTATTGTACAACCACAAATGCGGGGTCAGGGGATTGGACGATTTATGGGTGAAACTATGCTTAGAATAGCCCAGGATCTAGGTTATCAAGCTGTAATGTTTAATTTGGTGTTTGAAACTAATATACCTTCAATTCGGCTGTGGCAATCTTTAGGATTCCAAACTATTGGACGGATTCCCGCAGCAGTAGAGTTAAAAGATAGTACATATATAGATGCTTTGGTTATGTATCGTCGGTTGGCAGTTGGGAACGAGTAG
- a CDS encoding photosystem I assembly protein Ycf4, translating into MTASTTIPKSNNVLTQKVLGSRRFSNYFWATVVFLGAGGFLLAGLSSYFQKNLLLVTDATQLVFVPQGLVMGIYGVLGLLLATYLWLVILWDLGGGYNEFNRETGEMKIFRWGFPGKNRRIEIDARTEDVQSVRVEIKEGLNPRRALYLRAKGRRDIPLTRVGQPLSLEELETKGAQLAKFLEVPLEGL; encoded by the coding sequence ATGACGGCATCAACAACCATTCCAAAAAGTAACAACGTCCTTACACAAAAGGTTCTGGGTTCTCGTAGATTTAGTAATTATTTTTGGGCAACAGTTGTTTTTCTTGGAGCCGGAGGCTTTCTGCTCGCCGGTTTATCAAGTTATTTTCAGAAAAATTTACTTTTAGTCACGGATGCAACTCAGTTGGTATTCGTCCCCCAAGGCTTAGTTATGGGGATATATGGTGTTTTAGGTTTGCTGTTAGCAACATATCTGTGGCTGGTAATCTTATGGGACTTAGGAGGTGGATACAATGAGTTCAATCGGGAAACAGGTGAAATGAAAATATTTCGCTGGGGATTTCCTGGAAAAAATCGGCGAATTGAAATTGATGCTCGTACAGAAGACGTGCAATCAGTAAGAGTCGAAATCAAAGAAGGATTAAACCCGCGCCGTGCCCTCTACTTACGGGCAAAAGGTCGCCGAGACATTCCCCTAACAAGAGTTGGTCAACCTTTGTCTTTAGAGGAATTAGAAACCAAAGGCGCTCAGTTAGCAAAATTTTTAGAAGTACCCCTCGAAGGGCTGTAA
- a CDS encoding SWIM zinc finger family protein: MQANYDLQASREWWSQRWLELLDSYRFKKRLERARNYARQGNILNIKFANAKVLAKVQGSEPEPYSVSLSLDSFSDEEWGFIVETMSQKAIFAAKLLAGEMPQNIEEVFTANGLSLFPFTLSEVHSKCSCPDKANPCKHIGAIYYQLADRFSEDPFVLFQLRGRTKETIINDLRKLRSLDAEAEISNTREPIKEQNKSLELDNFWQYNQPLESSLVVIAPSTGETVLDVLGSIPLAKEDENIANINSTDIVMKYLNSLYKDASQKAFLAAMNQ, encoded by the coding sequence ATGCAAGCAAATTACGATTTACAAGCATCAAGAGAATGGTGGTCGCAACGATGGTTAGAGCTATTAGATTCTTATCGTTTTAAAAAGCGTTTGGAACGTGCAAGAAATTATGCCCGCCAAGGAAATATTCTCAATATTAAATTTGCAAATGCTAAAGTCTTAGCTAAAGTACAAGGTAGCGAACCGGAACCTTATAGCGTTTCTCTTTCTCTAGATTCCTTTAGCGATGAAGAATGGGGTTTCATTGTTGAAACAATGTCCCAAAAAGCAATATTTGCGGCAAAATTATTAGCGGGAGAAATGCCACAAAATATCGAAGAAGTATTTACAGCAAATGGCTTATCTTTATTTCCTTTTACCTTATCTGAAGTACACAGTAAATGCTCCTGTCCCGATAAAGCTAATCCCTGCAAACACATAGGTGCTATTTATTATCAATTAGCCGACCGTTTCAGTGAAGACCCATTTGTGCTATTTCAATTACGAGGACGCACTAAAGAAACAATTATTAATGATTTAAGAAAACTACGTAGCCTTGATGCAGAAGCTGAAATTTCCAATACTCGGGAACCAATCAAAGAACAAAATAAATCCTTAGAACTAGATAATTTTTGGCAATACAACCAGCCTTTAGAATCATCTTTAGTAGTTATTGCACCATCAACCGGCGAAACAGTTTTAGATGTATTGGGTTCTATTCCCTTAGCTAAAGAAGATGAAAATATTGCCAATATTAATTCTACAGATATAGTCATGAAATATCTTAATTCGCTTTATAAAGATGCCAGTCAGAAAGCATTTTTAGCCGCGATGAATCAGTGA
- a CDS encoding CU044_2847 family protein — protein sequence MELQTKIITVELSDGTNVRVEATLIGDRKLTFHTRPFSEVTCAIESLTKEIAETVQKVKPDKACVRFGVDIGIESGKLTPLLVKDSSTGNIEITLEWIN from the coding sequence ATGGAACTTCAAACAAAAATTATTACTGTCGAGTTGAGTGATGGAACAAATGTAAGAGTTGAAGCTACTCTTATTGGAGACCGTAAGCTAACTTTTCACACGCGACCATTTAGTGAAGTAACTTGTGCTATAGAGTCTTTGACAAAGGAAATTGCGGAAACGGTGCAAAAGGTTAAGCCAGATAAAGCTTGTGTCAGATTTGGAGTAGACATTGGTATTGAGTCGGGAAAACTTACACCTTTGCTAGTCAAGGATTCTTCTACAGGTAATATCGAGATTACTTTGGAATGGATTAATTAA
- a CDS encoding peptidylprolyl isomerase, with translation MLLKAPKYFLVTLLLVSALMLNGCSGGEVASTNTSPDSTVAQANSDSTVQATLASEVKNEAVPGMNDLPKLDGKATVVMTVNGSPITIELDGDNAPISAGNFVELVQKSFYDGLTFHRVVKDPQPFVAQGGDPKGTGTGGYAVDGKERTIPLEIKPQGENEPVYGQTIKKTPVLQHKAGAIAMARSQSPNSASSQFYFALSDLAFLDGNYAVFGKVTEGMDVVNNIKQGDKIESAKVTEGADNLKNVK, from the coding sequence ATGCTGTTGAAAGCTCCTAAGTATTTTTTAGTTACGCTGCTGCTTGTCAGTGCTTTGATGTTAAATGGGTGTTCTGGTGGAGAGGTAGCTTCTACTAATACCTCTCCGGACTCTACCGTAGCCCAAGCAAATAGCGATTCAACTGTACAAGCAACTCTTGCATCTGAAGTAAAAAACGAGGCTGTTCCTGGAATGAATGATTTACCCAAACTTGATGGTAAAGCTACTGTAGTGATGACCGTTAATGGTTCTCCTATCACTATCGAATTAGATGGAGATAATGCTCCTATTAGTGCCGGTAACTTTGTAGAGTTGGTCCAGAAAAGTTTCTATGATGGCTTAACTTTTCATAGAGTGGTAAAAGACCCCCAACCATTTGTGGCTCAAGGAGGCGACCCCAAAGGTACCGGAACCGGTGGGTATGCTGTTGATGGTAAAGAACGTACTATTCCCTTGGAAATTAAGCCACAGGGTGAAAACGAGCCAGTTTACGGGCAAACAATCAAAAAGACACCAGTATTGCAACACAAAGCAGGTGCCATCGCGATGGCGCGATCGCAATCTCCAAACTCTGCTTCCTCGCAATTTTATTTCGCTTTGTCAGACCTGGCTTTCTTGGACGGTAACTACGCAGTCTTCGGTAAAGTCACTGAGGGCATGGATGTTGTGAATAACATCAAGCAAGGCGACAAAATTGAGAGCGCCAAAGTTACTGAAGGTGCGGATAACTTAAAAAACGTTAAGTAG
- the psbD gene encoding photosystem II D2 protein (photosystem q(a) protein), whose protein sequence is MTIAVGRAPSTRGWFDVVDDWLKRDRFVFVGWSGILLFPCAYMALGGWLTGTTFVSSWYTHGLASSYLEGCNFLTVAVSTPADSMGHSLLLLWGPEAQGDFTRWCQLGGLWTFVALHGAFALIGFMLRQFEISRLVGIRPYNAIAFSAPIAVFVSVFLMYPLGQSSWFFAPSFGVAAIFRFLLFFQGFHNWTLNPFHMMGVAGVLGGALLCAIHGATVENTLFEDGDGSNTFRAFEPTQAEETYSMVTANRFWSQIFGIAFSNKRWLHFFMLFVPVTGLWMSAVGVVGLALNLRAYDFVSQELRAAEDPEFETFYTKNILLNEGIRAWMAPQDQPHEQFVFPEEVLPRGNAL, encoded by the coding sequence ATGACTATTGCAGTTGGACGCGCCCCTAGCACTAGAGGCTGGTTTGACGTAGTCGATGACTGGTTAAAGCGAGACAGATTCGTTTTTGTCGGTTGGTCGGGTATTTTACTTTTCCCCTGTGCCTACATGGCTCTAGGTGGATGGCTTACAGGTACAACTTTTGTATCTTCCTGGTACACCCACGGTTTAGCATCTTCTTACTTAGAAGGCTGTAACTTCCTTACGGTGGCAGTATCCACACCCGCAGACAGTATGGGACATTCCCTATTGCTGTTGTGGGGTCCAGAAGCTCAAGGTGACTTCACTCGCTGGTGTCAGTTAGGTGGATTGTGGACATTTGTAGCGTTGCACGGAGCTTTCGCTTTGATTGGCTTCATGTTGCGTCAATTTGAAATTTCCCGCTTGGTGGGAATTCGTCCTTACAACGCCATCGCATTTTCTGCACCAATTGCAGTATTCGTCAGCGTATTTTTGATGTACCCCTTGGGTCAGTCTTCTTGGTTTTTTGCTCCTAGCTTCGGTGTAGCAGCAATCTTCCGTTTCTTGCTGTTCTTCCAAGGTTTCCATAACTGGACTTTGAATCCCTTCCACATGATGGGAGTAGCAGGTGTACTTGGTGGTGCGCTGTTGTGTGCAATTCACGGTGCAACCGTTGAAAACACCTTGTTTGAAGATGGCGATGGTTCTAACACCTTCCGTGCATTTGAACCAACCCAAGCAGAAGAAACTTATTCAATGGTGACAGCAAACCGTTTCTGGTCTCAGATTTTCGGTATTGCATTCTCCAACAAACGCTGGTTGCACTTCTTCATGTTGTTCGTGCCAGTAACTGGGTTATGGATGAGCGCAGTAGGTGTAGTTGGTTTAGCGCTAAACTTACGTGCTTATGACTTCGTATCTCAAGAATTGAGAGCGGCAGAAGACCCAGAATTTGAAACTTTCTATACGAAAAACATTTTGCTGAATGAGGGTATCCGTGCATGGATGGCTCCTCAAGATCAGCCCCACGAACAATTTGTATTCCCCGAGGAGGTTCTCCCACGTGGTAACGCTCTCTAA
- a CDS encoding beta-ketoacyl-ACP synthase, which yields MIQVVVTGIGLISSLGNNLEESWQHLIAGKSGIKLYRPFPELQPLPLGLIGDRPTELKNLTRQVVISALQDASLVPPLPDCGIVIGSSRSYQAEWEKMARWMYEEDNKDKLSPPSTSSPPSLLSNLPHMNAIAAAQLVGATGIVLAPMAACATGIWALFQAFNLIKSGRCERVVAGAVEAAITPLTITGFSQMGALAKTGAYPFDIHREGLVLGEGGAVFVLESAKLARQRRAKVYGEIYGFGLTADAYHTNQLDPQGKGAISAVKECLHRTHISPEDIDYIHAHGTATQMNDSVESKVIQSIFSQQVAVSSTKGSTGHTIGASGALGVAFSLMSLNNQILPPSVGLKEPEFDLNLVTEARESVINKAMCFSFGFGGQNAVVVLGNGSEAKKS from the coding sequence TTGATTCAGGTTGTCGTTACTGGTATTGGTTTAATTTCCTCCTTGGGTAATAACTTGGAAGAAAGTTGGCAGCATTTAATCGCAGGTAAGTCTGGAATTAAACTATACAGACCATTTCCAGAATTACAGCCGCTTCCTTTAGGTTTGATTGGCGATCGCCCAACTGAGTTAAAAAATCTAACTCGACAAGTCGTAATTTCTGCTTTGCAAGATGCTTCGTTAGTTCCACCCTTACCCGATTGCGGAATAGTAATTGGTTCGAGCCGGAGCTATCAAGCAGAATGGGAAAAGATGGCAAGATGGATGTATGAAGAAGACAATAAAGATAAACTTTCTCCCCCCTCTACCTCTTCTCCCCCCTCTCTCCTTTCCAACCTCCCCCATATGAACGCGATCGCAGCAGCGCAACTCGTGGGTGCAACGGGAATTGTTTTAGCACCTATGGCAGCTTGTGCTACGGGTATTTGGGCACTTTTTCAAGCTTTTAATTTAATTAAATCTGGGCGATGCGAGCGAGTCGTTGCCGGTGCGGTGGAAGCTGCAATTACGCCTTTGACGATAACTGGTTTTAGTCAAATGGGTGCTTTAGCAAAAACTGGCGCTTATCCTTTTGATATCCATCGAGAGGGTTTGGTTTTAGGAGAAGGAGGAGCGGTTTTTGTTTTGGAGTCGGCAAAATTAGCAAGACAGCGCAGAGCAAAAGTATACGGTGAAATTTATGGGTTTGGGTTAACTGCTGACGCATATCATACGAATCAACTCGATCCTCAAGGAAAAGGTGCTATTTCTGCGGTTAAAGAATGTTTACATCGCACTCATATTTCTCCGGAAGATATAGATTATATTCACGCCCACGGTACTGCTACGCAGATGAATGACAGTGTAGAGAGTAAGGTTATACAAAGTATATTTTCTCAACAAGTAGCGGTTAGTTCTACCAAAGGCAGCACGGGTCATACAATCGGGGCTTCTGGTGCTTTAGGAGTTGCTTTTTCTTTAATGAGCTTGAATAATCAAATTTTACCGCCGTCTGTAGGTTTAAAAGAGCCTGAGTTTGATTTGAATTTAGTTACAGAAGCGCGTGAAAGTGTTATTAACAAAGCGATGTGTTTTAGTTTCGGCTTCGGGGGACAAAATGCGGTTGTAGTTTTAGGTAATGGAAGTGAGGCTAAAAAGTCTTGA